The Cucurbita pepo subsp. pepo cultivar mu-cu-16 chromosome LG08, ASM280686v2, whole genome shotgun sequence genome contains a region encoding:
- the LOC111800655 gene encoding uncharacterized protein LOC111800655, whose translation MTKVLIVLMGFFLMFLSETLGTGEQLKYKDPTKPLNVRINDLLGRMTVEEKIGQMVQIERVNASADVMKNYFIGSVLSGGGSAPSKDAAAKDWVDMVNEIQKGALSSRLGIPMIYGIDAVHGHNNVYNATIFPHNVGLGATRDPELVKNIGSATALEVRATGIPYAFAPCIAVCKDPRWGRCYESYSEDPKIVQEMTEIILGLQGEIPPDSPKGVPYVGGKDKVAGCAKHYVGDGGTTKGINENDTVIDRHSLLSIHMPGYYHSIIKGIATVMASYSSWNGEKMHAHKELLTDFLKNTLNFRGFVISDWQGIDRITSPPHANYTYSIIASVTAGVDMIMVPYNYTEFIDDLTYLVKTNIIPMSRIDDAVKRILRVKFVMGLFENPLADYSLVNEIGKKEHRELAREAVRKSLVLLKNGKSTSTPLLPLPKKAQKILVAGTHANNLGYQCGGWTIEWQGASGNNLTSGTTVLDAIKETVDPETEVTFEEQPNKDSLQSHEFAYGIVVVGEYPYAETNGDSLNLTIPDPGPSTITDVCGAMKCVVIIFSGRPVVIEPYISSMDALVAAWLPGTEGKGITDVLFGDYGFTGKLPQTWFKTVDQLPMNFGDPNYDPLFSLGYGLTTEPIKAE comes from the exons ATGACCAAGGTTCTCATTGTTTTAATGGGATTTTTTCTCATGTTTTTGTCGGAGACATTGGGAACAGGAGAACAGCTCAAATACAAAGATCCAACGAAACCATTAAATGTCCGAATCAACGATCTACTTGGTCGGATGACTGTGGAGGAAAAAATAGGTCAAATGGTGCAAATTGAAAGGGTTAATGCTTCGGCTGATGTCATGAAAAACTATTTCATTG GGAGTGTATTGAGTGGTGGCGGTAGTGCCCCATCGAAGGATGCTGCAGCTAAGGATTGGGTGGACATGGTGAATGAAATCCAAAAAGGAGCTTTGTCGAGTAGGCTAGGAATTCCAATGATATATGGAATTGATGCTGTTCATGGCCACAACAATGTCTATAATGCAACCATCTTCCCTCACAACGTTGGACTTGGAGCTACTAG AGACCCTGAACTCGTGAAGAATATTGGGAGTGCTACTGCACTTGAAGTCAGAGCTACTGGCATTCCTTATGCTTTTGCGCCTTGTATAGCG gTTTGTAAAGATCCGCGATGGGGTCGATGTTATGAAAGCTACAGTGAAGACCCTAAGATTGTTCAAGAAATGACTGAGATCATACTAGGTTTACAAGGAGAGATTCCACCTGATTCTCCCAAGGGTGTTCCATATGTCGGTGGGAA AGACAAAGTGGCAGGGTGTGCAAAACATTACGTTGGTGATGGTGGAACAACTAAGGGTATCAACGAGAACGACACAGTAATAGACAGACATAGCTTACTTAGCATTCACATGCCAGGTTACTATCACTCGATCATTAAGGGAATTGCAACCGTTATGGCTTCTTATTCAAGTTGGaatggagagaaaatgcatGCCCACAAAGAACTCCTTACTGACTTTCTCAAGAACACTCTTAATTTTAGG GGCTTTGTGATCTCAGATTGGCAGGGTATTGATAGGATTACATCTCCACCACATGCTAATTATACATATTCCATCATAGCAAGCGTTACGGCTGGTGTTGACATG ATAATGGTACCGTACAACTACACAGAATTCATCGATGACCTTACCTACTTGGTAAAGACTAATATAATTCCTATGAGTCGAATTGACGATGCAGTGAAGAGAATTTTGAGAGTCAAATTTGTTATGGGTTTATTTGAGAACCCATTAGCTGACTACAGCTTGGTTAATGAGATTGGTAAAAAG GAACATAGAGAATTAGCTAGAGAAGCCGTAAGAAAATCACTAGTGTTATTAAAGAATGGAAAATCGACTTCAACACCATTGCTTCCTCTTCCAAAGAAGGCACAAAAAATACTTGTTGCTGGCACCCATGCAAACAACCTTGGATATCAATGTGGTGGTTGGACTATCGAATGGCAAGGAGCTAGTGGCAACAACCTTACAAGTG GTACAACTGTGCTTGATGCTATAAAAGAAACGGTTGATCCTGAAACAGAAGTTACCTTTGAGGAACAACCAAATAAGGATAGTCTCCAATCACATGAGTTTGCTTATGGCATTGTTGTAGTGGGAGAGTATCCATATGCAGAAACTAATGGTGATAGCTTGAATTTGACAATTCCCGACCCTGGTCCAAGCACCATCACAGATGTTTGTGGCGCAATGAAATGTGTAGTTATTATATTCTCAGGACGGCCTGTAGTAATCGAACCTTATATTTCTTCAATGGATGCACTTGTTGCTGCTTGGCTTCCAGGAACTGAAGGAAAAGGCATTACTGATGTATTGTTTGGAGATTACGGTTTTACTGGAAAACTTCCCCAAACGTGGTTCAAGACTGTTGATCAATTGCCAATGAACTTTGGAGATCCTAACTATGATCCTCTTTTCTCCTTGGGATATGGTCTTACTACAGAGCCCATCAAAGCTGAATGA